In Cryptosporangium minutisporangium, the sequence CCAGCAGGGCCGGCCCGCCGCAGCGGGGGCAGTAGACCACCGTTACTCGATCGCCGCCGGACCCAGCAGGGCCTTGAGATCGGCCATCAACGCCGGTGTCGGTGTGACGCGGACGTTGTCGCCGAGCTTCCACCGGGTCGCCCGCGCCTTGTGCTGCAGCTTGAGGTGCACCTCGGTCGTCCCCGGGTGGATGGAGAGCGTCTCCCGCAGCTGGGCGACGAGTTGGTCGTTGACCCGGTTGGCCGAGACCACGATGATCACCGGCTTCTCCGAGTCGGCCTCGCCCAGGTCGAGCAACGCCAGGTCCTGGGCGAGCAACTGGGGCTGGTCCTCACGTTTGTCGATGCGGCCTCGCACCAGCACCATGGCGTCCTCGACGAGGTGCTGGCCGACGAGCTCGTAGGTGGCCGGGAAGAACCGGACCTCGATACCACCCTCGAGGTCTTCCAGTCGGGCGCTGGCCCAGAGCTTCCCCTGCTTGGTGACCCGCTTCTGCAGCCCGGACAGCAGACCGCCGACCGCAACCGTGCGTCCATCCGGGTATTCGTCGCCGGTCAGCGCCGAGATCGGACAGTCGACCTTCGCGGCCAGGAGGTGCTCCACGCCGGACAGCGGGTGGTCGGAGACGTACAGCCCGAGCATCTCCCGCTCGGTGGCCAGTTTCTCCATCTTCGGCCACTCGTCGGTGCCGATCGGTGGCGTGAACGCGACGCTGAGGTCCTCGCCGCCGGTGTCGCCCCCGAAGCCGGAGCCGAACAGGTCGAACTGGCCGACGGCCTCGCTCTTCTTGATCTCGGCGAACGACTCGACCGCGGCCTCGTGCACGGCGAGCAGGCCCTTCCGCGTGTGCAGAAGCGAGTCGAACGCACCGGCCTTGATCAGCGCGTCGACGACCTTCTTGTTGCAGACGATCGCGGGCGTCTTCTTCAGGAAGTCGTAGAAGTCCTTGTACGCACCCTTCTCGGCGCGGGCCGAGATGATCGCGTCGACCGCGTTCGCGCCGACGTTCCGGACACCGCCGAGGCCGAACCGGATGTCGGTGCCACGCGGCGTGAAGTTCGCATCGGACTCGTTGACGTCGGGCGGGAAGACCTTGATGCCCATCTTGCGGCACTCGTTGAGGTAAACCGCCATCTTGTCCTTGTCGTCCCGGACGGACGTCAAGAGCGCCGACATGTACGCGGCGGGGTAGTTGGCCTTGAGGTAGCCGGTCCAGTAGGAGACCAGCCCGTACCCGGCGGTGTGGGCCTTGTTGAACGCGTAGTCGGAGAACGGGACCAGGATGTCCCAGAGAGCCTTGATCGCCTGGTCCGAGTAGCCGTTGGCCTTCATGCCCTCGGAGAACGGCTTGAACTCCTTGTCGAGGATCTCCTTCTTCTTCTTGCCCATCGCGCGACGGAGCAGGTCGGCAGCGCCCAGCGAGTACCCGGCGACCTTCTGCGCGATCGCCATGACCTGCTCCTGGTACACGATCAGGCCGTGCGTCGTGTCCAGGATCTCCTTGAGCGGCTCGGCCAGCTCCGGGTGGATCGGCGTCTTCTCCTGCTGGCCGTTCTTCCGTAGCGCGTAGTTGATGTGCGAGTTCGCGCCCATCGGCCCCGGCCGGTAGAGCGCGAGCACCGCGGAGATGTCTTCGAAGTTGTCCGGCCGCATCAGCCGCAGCAGCGAGCGCATCGGCCCACCGTCGAGCTGGAAGACGCCGAGCGTGTCACCGCGGGCCAGCAGCTCGTACGTCGCTTTGTCGTCCAGCGGCAGCTTGAGCAGGTCGATCTCCGGGCCGCCGTCGGCCACGATCGCCTTCAGGCAGTCGTCCAGGACCGTGAGGTTGCGCAGGCCCAGGAAGTCCATCTTCAGCAGGCCGAGCGTCTCGCAGGTCGGGTAGTCGAACTGCGTGATGATCGCCCCGTCGGAGGCGCGCATCCAGACCGGGATGTGGTCGGTGAGCGGCTCGGCGGACATGATCACGCCGGCCGCGTGCACACCGGCCTGCCGGATCAGGCCCTCCAGGCCCCGAGCGGTGTCGATGACCTTCTTGACGTCCGGGTCGCTCTCGTACAGACCCCGGATCTCGCCGGCCTCGTTGTACCGCTTGTGGCTCGGGTCGAAGATGCCCGAGAGCGGGATGTCCTTACCCATCACGGCCGGCGGCATCGCCTTCGTGATGCGGTCGCCGACCGCGTACGGGTACCCGAGGACGCGGGCCGAGTCCTTGATCGCGGCCTTGGCCTTGATCGTGCCGTACGTGACGATTTGGGCGACCTTGTCCGCGCCCCACTTCTCGGTCACGTACCGAATGACGTCACCGCGCCGACGCTCGTCGAAGTCGATGTCGATATCGGGCATCGAGACGCGGTCGGGGTTGAGGAACCGCTCGAAGATCAGGCCGTGCGGCAGCGGGTCGAGGTCGGTGATGCCCATCGCGTAGGCGACCATCGAGCCGGCCGCCGATCCACGGCCGGGACCCACCCGGATGCCGTTCGCCTTCGACCAGTTGATGAAGTCCGCGACGACCAGGAAGTACGACGGGAACCCCATCTGCAGGATGATGTCGATCTCGTACTCGGCCTGGTTGCGGTGCTGCTCGTCGTAGCCGTCCGGGAAGCGGCGCTTCATGCCCTCCCAGACCTCGTGCCGGAACCAGCTCTCCTCGGTCTCGCCCGCGGGCACCGGGAACTTCGGCATGAGGTTCTTCTTGGTGAACATGCCGGTGATGTCGACCTTTTCGGCGACCGCCAGCGTGTTCCGGCAACCCTCCTGCCAGGCGTCGGAGGAGTCGATGCCGTACATCTCGGCCGCCGACTTGAGGTAGTAGCCGGTGCCGTCGAACTGGAACGTCGGCGCCGCGAGCGTCGAGCCGGTCTGCACGCAGAGCAGTGCCGCGTGTGACGTCGCCTCGTGCTCGTGCGTGTAGTGCGAGTCGTTCGTCACGACCGGCGGGATGCCGAGTTCCCTGCCGATCTGCAACAGCCCGTCGCGGACCTGGCGCTCGATGCGCAGGCCGTGGTCCATCAACTCCAGGTAGAAGTTGTCCTTGCCGAAGATGTCCTGGTACTTGCCGGCGGCCGCGCGTGCCTCGTCGAAGTGGCCGAGCCGCAGCCGGGTCTGCACCTCGCCGGAGGGGCACCCGGTCGTGGCCATCAGGCCGTTCGAGTGCTCGGCCAGCAGCTCGGCGTCCATCCGTGGCCACTTCACGAAGTAGCCCTCGGTGTAGGCGCGCGACGAGAGCTGGAGCAGGTTGTGCAGCCCGTCGTCGTTGCGGGCCCACATCGTCATGTGGG encodes:
- the dnaE gene encoding DNA polymerase III subunit alpha, which gives rise to MPRAADGFVHLHVHTEYSMLDGAARLKEMFTEAERLGMSAVAMTDHGNTYGAYDFFTKATAAGITPIIGTEAYVAPASRYDKKRIQWGRPDQKSDDVSGSGSYTHMTMWARNDDGLHNLLQLSSRAYTEGYFVKWPRMDAELLAEHSNGLMATTGCPSGEVQTRLRLGHFDEARAAAGKYQDIFGKDNFYLELMDHGLRIERQVRDGLLQIGRELGIPPVVTNDSHYTHEHEATSHAALLCVQTGSTLAAPTFQFDGTGYYLKSAAEMYGIDSSDAWQEGCRNTLAVAEKVDITGMFTKKNLMPKFPVPAGETEESWFRHEVWEGMKRRFPDGYDEQHRNQAEYEIDIILQMGFPSYFLVVADFINWSKANGIRVGPGRGSAAGSMVAYAMGITDLDPLPHGLIFERFLNPDRVSMPDIDIDFDERRRGDVIRYVTEKWGADKVAQIVTYGTIKAKAAIKDSARVLGYPYAVGDRITKAMPPAVMGKDIPLSGIFDPSHKRYNEAGEIRGLYESDPDVKKVIDTARGLEGLIRQAGVHAAGVIMSAEPLTDHIPVWMRASDGAIITQFDYPTCETLGLLKMDFLGLRNLTVLDDCLKAIVADGGPEIDLLKLPLDDKATYELLARGDTLGVFQLDGGPMRSLLRLMRPDNFEDISAVLALYRPGPMGANSHINYALRKNGQQEKTPIHPELAEPLKEILDTTHGLIVYQEQVMAIAQKVAGYSLGAADLLRRAMGKKKKEILDKEFKPFSEGMKANGYSDQAIKALWDILVPFSDYAFNKAHTAGYGLVSYWTGYLKANYPAAYMSALLTSVRDDKDKMAVYLNECRKMGIKVFPPDVNESDANFTPRGTDIRFGLGGVRNVGANAVDAIISARAEKGAYKDFYDFLKKTPAIVCNKKVVDALIKAGAFDSLLHTRKGLLAVHEAAVESFAEIKKSEAVGQFDLFGSGFGGDTGGEDLSVAFTPPIGTDEWPKMEKLATEREMLGLYVSDHPLSGVEHLLAAKVDCPISALTGDEYPDGRTVAVGGLLSGLQKRVTKQGKLWASARLEDLEGGIEVRFFPATYELVGQHLVEDAMVLVRGRIDKREDQPQLLAQDLALLDLGEADSEKPVIIVVSANRVNDQLVAQLRETLSIHPGTTEVHLKLQHKARATRWKLGDNVRVTPTPALMADLKALLGPAAIE